CACGCGGCACAAGCAGCAGAAATGCCTGGCAATCAGGCAGTCACTGCCAATTTCAGCATGAATGAGCCGGTGGCTTTGACCGCCAACACCGCTACCTTGCTGGCCATGGCCGATACTGGCCGGGCCGACCGCTTTTCCATGACGGCCATGGCAGATAGCAATATCCGCTTTGATGCGCCAGCCGCGCCTGCCCAGTCCGCGGAGCTGGCTTTGCGGCCAGTTCCTGAGCCCAAGGCAGTGATGCTGCTGACGGGCCTGGGCTTGCTGATGTTTGTGGGTTATCGCCGTTCGCGAATGTAATCAGCCTGTCGGTTCGGATAATAAAAAAGGCGGACATGTTCCGCCTTTTTTATTACCTCTGTTAACAGAGCGTCTGTGCCGACTAAAGCTCAGTTTCAGTTGATCAGTAGCCCGAGTTGCTGCTGTACGAATTCCATGGGTTTGCGCTTGAAGCCGCTCTTGGCGAATTGCTGCCAGCGACCCACGACAAAACACAGCATCAGATTGGCTTTGGCTTCAGGTTGCAGTTCACGCCCAGTCTGGGTTTCTGCAATGCGCAGGCTTTGCTTGAGCGTGGACTCAATGCGATCAAACAGCTGATTGATGCGGGTTTGCAGCGCGTCATCCTCATTCACCAGCGCGTCACCAATCAGTACGCGTGTCATGCCGGGATTTTTTTCCGCGAACAGCAGCAGGATGGTCACAATGCGCTGTGCCTGCTTCATGCCTTCGGTTTCTTCGCTGGTGATTTTGTTGATCAGGCCAAACAGGGTTTGCTCGATGAATTCGATCAGGCCACCAAACATCTGCGCCTTGCCTGCGAAGTGGCGATAAAGCGCCGCTTCAGACACATTCAGGCGAGCAGCCAGAGAGGCGGTGGTAATCTTTTCGCGCTTGGGCGTTTCCAGCATTTTTGCCAGCGTTTCCAGAATCTGTTGTTTGCGTTCTCCAGCCATTGCTCATCCTTGCTAGGTAATAAGGTTAGCGGATTTTAGGGGAAAACGTCGCCGAGTGAAATAGCTGACTGCCTGCTGTTTCTATATTGTGTGACGAGTAAGCGCTAACACGCTGTTTAGTCTGGCAGATACGTAACATGGTTTGTGCAAACGACGTGTAATGTGCACGGTTTTCATGCCCAGGCGACGCGCGGTGCGCAGTGCGGGGAGATTATCTTCGACCATGATGCACTGGCCGGGATGGGCGTGCAGGGTGCGCAGCAAACTCTGAAAACCGCGCACGGAAGGCTTGGGGTGAAAGCGCGTGGACTCGACGCTATGCACAATCTCGAACATGTCTTCCACGCCAATCAGCTTGAGTACGCGCAGAGCGTATTGCATGGGCGCATTGGTGAACACGACTTTGCGCCCGGGCAGGCGCAGCAGGGCATGTCGCAGGCGCTTGGCATGCACCACCATGTCGGGCAGGTTCATCAGTTCGTGGGTGCGCACCAGAAAATGGTAAGGGTCAGTGCCATGATGGCGCATCAGCCCTTTCAGCGTGGCGCCATAAATACGCCAGTAACGCTGGCGCAAGGCATGGGCTTCTGCCTCGCCTAGCGCCAGGGTGTCCATGATGTACTGCGTCATGGCGCGATTCAGGTGCGGGAAGATATGGGCGGACGCGTCGTGCAGCGTGTCGTCCAGATCAAAGATCCAGATAGGGCGCAAAGCGGGCGTCTGGCTTTACTTTGCCTTGATCAGGGTGCCCACCCCTTCATCGGTCAGCACTTCCAGCAGCAGTGCGTGCTCCACCCGGCCGTCGATGATGTGTACCGATTTGACGCCACTGCGCGCGGCATCCAGCGCTGAGCTGATCTTGGGCAGCATGCCGCCGGAAAGGGTGCCATCGGCCACCAGATCGTCAATTTGCTTGGGGGTCAGGCCGGTCAGCAGATTGCCTTCCTTGTCCAGTACGCCAGGCGTATTGGTCAGCAAAATGAGTTTTTCGGCACCAAGGATTTCGGCCAGCTTGCCAGCCACGACATCGGCGTTGATGTTGTAGGTTTCGCCTTCGGTGCCTACGCCGATAGGCGCGATCACCGGAATAAAGTCGCCGCTATCCAGAAACTGGATCAGGCTGGGGTCGATGCCGCTGATTTCCCCGACCTGGCCGATATCGATCATTTCGTCCGGCTTGTCCTTGTTGGGGATCATCAGCTTGTGCGCGTGAATGAAGTTGCCATCCTGTCCGGTCAGGCCGACAGCCTTGCCGCCGTTACGGTTGATCAGATTGACGATTTCCTTGTTGACCTGACCGCCCAGCACCATTTCCACGATATCCATGGTTTCTTCATCGGTGACGCGCATGCCCTGGATGAACTCGCCTTTTTTGCCCAGGCGGTCCAGCAGCTCGTTGATTTGCGGGCCGCCGCCATGCACCACGACGGGGTTCATGCCGACCAGCTTGAGCAGCACGACATCGCTGGCAAAGCATTCCTTGAGGTGCGGGTCGGTCATGGCGTTGCCGCCGTATTTGATGACAATGGTCTTGTCAAAAAAGCGTTTGATGTAGGGCAGGGCTTCCGCGAGGGTCTGGGCTTTTTGCGCGGAGGTGGTGTCGTTCAGCATGTGGTGTCTCGGCGTTGGCAATGCTGTGCATTTTACCTTGAACGGCTGCATTTGAGATGGTGTAATCTTCTAAAAAACAAGGGGTATGGCGATGACGTCTGATATTGAAATTGCGCAACAGGCCAGCATCCTTCCCATGGAGGACATTGCGGCCCGTTTGGGGCTGCCTGTCGAGGCGCTGGAGTTGTATGGCGCCCACAAGGCCAAGATCAATCTGCACAAGCTGCCCGTGCCTGCGGACGCCGCGCAGGGCAGGCTAATACTGGTTAGTGCCATCAGCCCCACCCCGGCTGGCGAAGGCAAAACCACTACTACCATAGGCCTGGGCGATGCTTTGCAGCGCATAGGCAAATCGGTATGCATCTGTTTGCGCGAGCCCTCCATGGGGCCGGTGTTCGGCATGAAAGGTGGGGCGACGGGTGGTGGTCATGCCCAGGTCATGCCGATGGAAGACATCAACCTGCATTTCACTGGCGATTTTGCTGCGATTGCAGCAGCGCACAATCTCCTCGCCGCGCTTATCGATAACCATCTTCATCAGGGTAATGCGCTCGGGCTGGATCTGCGGCGCATTACCTGGCGCCGCGTGCTTGATACCAATGACCGCGCCTTGCGCCATGTCGTGGTCGGGCTGGGCGGCAAGGCCAACGGCTATCCGCGTGAAGACGGCTTTGATATCGTGGTGGCTTCCGAAGTCATGGCGATTCTATGCCTTGCCTCTTCGCTGGCCGACCTCAAGCGCAGGCTGGGCAATATCGTGGTGGGCTATCGCACCGATGGCCAGGCGGTGACGGCGGGGCAATTGCAGGCGCAAGGCGCTATGGCCGTATTGCTGAAAGAAGCGATCAAACCCAATCTGGTGCAGACGCTGGAACATACCCCGGCCCTGATACATGGCGGCCCCTTTGCCAATATTGCCCATGGCTGCAACTCGGTGGTGGCGACGCGGCTGGCATTGCAGCATGCCGATTATGTGGTCACCGAAGCCGGCTTCGGCGCCGACCTGGGGGCCGAAAAATTCATCGATATCAAATGCCGCAAGAGCGGTTTGCGGCCGCATGCCTGTGTGATAGTGGCGACCATACGCGCACTCAAGTACCACGGCGGGCAAGCCCTCTCTGCCTTGCCGCAGGAGAGTCTATCGGCCCTCAAGCAGGGCCTTGCCAATCTGCAGAAGCATGTGGAGAACGTCAGTACGCATTACGGTTTGCCCTGTGTGGTCGCGCTGAACCGTTTTTCGCAGGATACCGAGGCCGAGCTGGCGCTGGTGCAGGCATGTATGGCGGAGCAGGGCGTCAAGGTGGTGCTATGCACGCATTGGGCCGATGGGGGTGCCGGGGCGGAAATGCTGGCGCATGAGGTGGTGCGGCTGGCCGCGGCTGAGTCCGCCATGCGCCTGGTATATGCTGATGAAGACACTCTGTGGGAGAAGCTGCGCAAGCTCGCGACGGCAGTCTATGGCGCTGCGGATATTGCCGCCCAGGCGCAGGTGAAGGCGCAGCTGCAAGCCTGGCAGGATGCCGGCTATGGCCATTACCCTATCTGCGTAGCCAAAACCCCCTATTCTTTCACCACAGATGCGGCGCAACGCGGGGTGCTTGCTGGCCATACGCTGACGGTGCGCGAGGCCAGGCTGTGCGCTGGCGCGGAATTCATTGTGCTGATTTGCGATGGCGTGAATACCATGCCCGGCCTGCCAGCCGAACCCGCTGCCCATCGCATCGATATTGATGACCAGGGGAATGTCAGCGGATTGTCCTAGCCTGAGACCTGCCCATGTCAGCGGGTGGTTTTTTGAATACAGGTATGGGCAGAAAGCCCTGGGAAAAGAAAAGCCCCGACGGTGGGCCAGGGCTGGGGCAGGCAACTTGTGATTGCCTGGGTAACTGCTGCTTGAAGTTAATTAATGGTGAGTTTTCTGGCGCTGGTTGCCGCTTTTTTCGGCAGCGTCAGTTGCAGTACGCCGTCGCGGTATTGGGCTTCGGCGCGACTGTCATCAAGTTCATTCGCCAGCTCAAAGCTGCGCGACAGTTTGCCGTAGTGACGTTCGCTGCGTAGCAGTCGTCCGCCTTCCTTGACATCCTGTTCGCGTCTGGATTCCGCACTGATGGCCACGCGATTGCCATCAATGGTGACGTGGATGTCTTCTTTTTTTACGCCGGGCAGATCAGCATGCACGGTGTAATGGTCGTCGTGTTCTTGCACGTCAATTTTCAATACGGCGGAGCGCTCAGCGCTGACTGGACGGAAAAAGCCCTTGAAGACATCGTCAAACGGATCCAGCGCGTTGACAGTGAAGGGATCGAAACGGGTAAGGTTGGCCATGTTTAATCTCCTTTAATGAGGTTGGGAATTGTGTTCCTGTTGTCATTAATGGGATCGGGCTTTTTGTTTTCAAGCCCCCATCCGTATCTATTTTGCCGCCCAGGTGGCCTGGTTTTTACAGTTGCTTGGTAAATACCTTGGAGCGGCGTTGCAGGTTGTAAAGCTGCTGCCGCTGTTGCGGCAGGGCATTCACATCGCGCTCGATGAATCCTCGTTCTTCAAACCAGTGCTCGGTATGGGTGGTTAGGACAAATACCGATTTCAGGCCTTGCTCTTTGGCAATGCTTTCGCAGTATTGCAGCAGCCGGTCGCCACGTCCGCCACGGCGATAGGCGTGATGCACCGCCATGCAGGCGAGCTCTGCGGTTTTTTCTTCCGGGAAGGGGTAAAGCGCCGCGCAGCCGATAATGCGGCCATCGTGTTCCATGACATGAAAGCGGCTGATTTCCATCTCCAGCCGTTCACGGCCACGCCGCACCAGCACGCCTTCGGCTTCCAGTGGCTCGATCAATTGCAATATGCCGCCCACATCGCTGATTTCTGCTTCGCGCATGGATTCCAGCGGCTGCTCGGTCACCATGGTGCCTATGCCGTCATAGGTAAATAGCTCTTGCAGGATGGCACCATCAATATGGCGGCTGATCAGGTGGGTGCGGGCTACGCCCTGATCACAGGCGCGGACGGCGGCCGGCAGGTAATACGCTTCATCTTCACTGAAATTCTGTGCGCCGCTGCCCTGCGTGTTGTTTTCCACATTGCGCAGCAGGTTTTTGGCTTTAAGTGCCGTCATTTCACGCAGCAGTTCGCCGCGCACGTTGTGTACGCCGTTGGCATCCATCAGAAAGATCAGCTTGTCTGCGTCCAGGGCGGCGGCGGCGCTCACGGCCACGTCTTCCAGCGTCAGGTTGAATACTTCGCCGGTTGGGGAGTAACCCAGCGGCGACAGCAGCACCAGTTCGCCGTCGTCCAGCCGCTTCTGGATGCCAATCGCATCGACTTTGCGCACGGTGCCGGTGTGTTGCAAATCCACGCCATCGCGCACGCCCAATGGTCGTGCCGTGACAAAATTGCCGCTGGCAACGCGGATATCCGAGCCAGCCATCGGGGAGTTGACGATACCCATGGAGAGCTGGGCCTCGATTTCTACCCGAATCGCGCCATTGGCTTCTTTTACAGCTTCCATGGCTTGCGCATCGGTCACCCGCAGGCCGTTGACCAGGCGGGTTTCGATGCGGGCTCGTTTCAGGCGCGATTCGATCTGGGGCCGGGCGCCATGCACCAGCACCAGCCGCACTTCCAGGCTGGCGAGCAGGTTGAGGTCGTGCGACAGGGCGGTAAACTGCCCGTCTTCAACGACTTCGCCACCAAAGGCGATCACAAAGGTCCGGCCGCCAAAGGCGTGAATATAGGGTGCGGCCGAGCGGAACCAGCGCACAAAATCCTGGGGGTGCTGCATGGGACGCGGTGTCGTCGCGGGGGTGGTGGCCGTGTCGGCTTGCGCGTATAGCTGGGCGGGTGTGCAGTCCAGCGCATGACAAAGCTTGCGCAGCATGGACTCGGAAACGCCTTGCGCGCCGCGCTCGATGCGGGAGAGATTGCCGCTGTCCGTGCCTACATTGGCTGCGAGGGTTTGCAGGGTGAGCGCGAGTGTTTTGCGCCGTTTGCGGATGGCTTGGCCCAGTGACATGGCGGTGTCCTTTTATGTAATGCGCAGACTTTATATAAATTTTGCGTAATTTGCAATTAATGAAATGGGTCTGTCTTGCCGAGAGTCAAGGGCGATGCTATAAACAGCCTTGATTCGCCTTCATTCCAATAACATCAATATCGGTGGCTTCATGATCAGATCCCTGCTTGCCCGACTGCCGCGCACGGCCACAGCGCCTTTTTGTCCGTCCGAAGTGCGTGGCACGGTTCAACTGGCCCCTGGGCTACCCTTCTGGAAAAAGCTGCTGAAATTCGCTGGCCCCGGTCTTCTGGTCGCAGTGGGGTATATGGATCCGGGCAATTGGGCAACGGATATCGAGGCTGGTTCCAAATATGGCTATGCGCTGCTTTTCGTGATTTTAAGCTCCAGCCTGATTGCCATTTTCCTGCAGGGCTTGTGCATACGCTTGGGCATCGCCAGTCGTCGCGATCTGGCACGCTTGTGCCGTGAGCACTACAGCCGCCCGGTCAATCTCACTTTGTGGGCCATGGCGGAGCTGGCGATTATTGCCTGCGATCTGGCGGAGGTGCTGGGCGCGGCCCTGGCGCTGCATCTGCTGTTTGGCTGCTCGATTCTGACGGGGGTGGTGCTGACGGCCTTTGATACGCTGATAGTCCTCGGTCTCAAGGGCAAAGGCTTCCGTCAGGTGGAGGCAATCGTGCTGGGGCTGATCATGACCATCAGCTTGTGCTTTGTAGTGCAACTCTGGCTGGTGGGGCCCGATTTTGCCGCCGCCGCTGCGGGCCTGGTGCCATCGGGCGCCGCCTTGCACGATGCTGAGGCGCTTTACCTTGCCATCGGCATTCTGGGGGCGACGGTGATGCCGCATAACCTCTACCTGCATACCTCCATCGTGCAAACACGTGTGGTGAGCGATCACCCGGCTGACAAGCGCGAGGCCATACAGCTTTCTACGATTGATACCGTGGTGTCGCTCAGCCTGGCCTTTTTCGTCAATGCGGCAATTCTGGTGCTGGCGGCCGCGGCTTTTCACGCCAACGGCCACAGTGATGTGGCCGATATTCAGGATGCCCACCAGTTGCTGAGTCCGGTGCTGGGCACGGCTGCTGCTGGCGTGTTGTTTGGCCTGGCCTTGCTGGCGGCCGGGCAAAGCTCCACGCTGACCGGCACGATAGCGGGGCAGGTGATCATGGAAGGGTTTCTTGATCTCAAGATTCCCTGCTGGCAACGCCGTCTGATTACCCGGGGTCTGGCGCTCATCCCCGCGTTTATCGGGGTGTCGTTGTGGGGTGAGGGGGCGGTGGGCAAGTTGCTGGTGCTCAGCCAGGTGGTGCTGAGCTTTCAGCTGCCGTTTGCCATTTACCCATTGATGCGGCTCGCCAGCAACCGCAAGGTCATGGGGGAATTTGCCATCGGCTGGATGAGCCAGGCGCTGGCGTGGTTTCTGTTCCTGATGATTTCCGCGCTGAATGCCTGGCTGGTGTTTCGGTTTTTTGTGGCTTAAAAATCACCCCATACTGTATTGATGGCAGCAAGCGCAGCAAGGGCGGCGGTTTCTGTGCGCAGGATGCGCGGGCCTAGCTGTACTCCGGTAAAGCCCTGCGAGGCGGCCATGGCAATCTCTTCGCTGGTCAGCCCGCCCTCGGGGCCAATCAGCAGGCATATGGGGCCCTGGGGGATAGGGAGGTCTTGCAGGCGTGAGCTTGCCAGCGGGTCTAGCGTAATGCGCGTAGCAAACGGCGGGGCGCTTGCCAGCCATTTTGCCAGCGAGGTTGCTTGCCCGACCTCGGGCAGAAAGGCGCGGCCGGATTGTTCGCAGGCCGAGATGGCGACGTTTTGCCAGTGTTCGCGACGCTTGTCTGCCCGGTCGCCGTTGAGCTTCACCACACTCCGCTGGCAACTGATGGGCTGAATGGCGTGAATGCCGAGCTCTACCGATTTCTGTATCGTGAAATCCATGCGGTCGCCTGCTGAAATGCCCTGTGCCAATGTGATCTTCAGCCTGGACTCATTGCTGACGGCGACAGCCTGCCCGGTTTTTACGATAACTTCATTTTTGCGGATCGTTTCGATTTCGGCGCTGTAATCATGCCCATCGCCATTGAATAAACGCAGGGCATCGCCCACCTGCAGGCGCAGTACCTTGATAGCATGGTTGGCGGCGGTGGCTGGCAGGGTGATCGAGCTGTTGCTGCTCAATGGCACATCGGAGAAAAAGCGGGGGCTGGACATAAGAGCCTAAGTGAATGTTAGTATTGCGGATTATTTTAAAAGATCGGCTTGCTGGCGGCGAGTTTTTATCGGGTATGCACGAGACTTTGCGCGCATTCAGTGGAAGAGCGCATATCTCCACCCGACATGCAGGCGAGCGGATCAAGGCAAGATAGGAGCAGTCGGTAAAAATGGCAAGCGTAAATCCCCCGGTATGTGACTTCGGCTGGAAGGCACCTGACTTCAGTCTGCCTGACGCGGATGGGCGAATCTGGACTCTGGCAGATATTCGCGGTGAGCGTGGCACACTTGTCATGTTCATCTGTAATCATTGCCCCTATGTGCAATCCATACGCCAGCGGCTGGTGAATGATGTGCGTGAATTGCAGGCGCAAGGCATCAATACGATTGCCATCCAGTCCAATGATATTGTCGCTTACCCGGAGGATGGTCCGGAGCGCATGCGAGAAGTAGCCGCTGAGTACGGTTTTTGCTTCCCATACGTTATTGATGAGAGTCAGGATGTCGCTCGTGCTTATGGGGCGGTGTGTACGCCTGATTTCTTTGGCTTTAATGCCGACCTCGAGCTGCAGTATCGCGGGCGTTTTGATGCATCGCGCAAGGAGCTTGCACCAGAGAGTAGCAGGGATTTATACCGCGCCATGGCGCAAATTGCGGCCACAGGTCAGGGGCCACGTGAACAAATTGCCAGTATAGGCTGCTCACTCAAATGGAAAGAGTGAGTCATTTAATAAAAGCTTGAGCTTGTATATTCCTCCATTAATTACTGAATCTGCATTGTATTCGCCCACCATTCAAGGGGTGCTAGCCAAGCTGATCGCACTTACCAGCGAACGCGATGTCAACGCGCTGGAGATTTCGCTCGCCCATGCCTTGTTTGAACTGGTAGCACCTGGAGCAGTTGCCATATACAAGCTTGAGGATGTCCATAGCAAGAAATTCGCCCTTACCGTGATGGAAGGGGGCGATGTCCCCAGCGCTCAGATTCCTGCCGATTTGCAGCATATGCTGGAGCAGTGTGTCGCCACTGGTCAGCGTCAGCAATACGTGCGGCAAGATGGTGAAACCGTCACGCTTTATCCTGTGAGCTGTGCCAAAAACAAGCCGTTGGCCGTGATTGGCGTTACCGCACCCGAAGTCGCCGGTTTCGACCAGATCACCGGCATGCTGCTGCAGGTGTATCAGAACTTCATCGCGCTGATTAATGATAACGAGCAGGACACCCTGACCGGGCTGCTTAATCGCAAGACCTTCGAGCACAAGGTCAACAAGGTGGTGACCCGCGTGCAAAACCGGCATCAGCGCGAAGACGATGCGCTGGGCCTGCACTATTACATGGCGATTTTTGACATTGACCATTTCAAGCTGGTGAATGACCGCTATGGCCATTTGCTGGGGGATGAGGTGCTGTTGCTGTTCGCGCAACAAATGACTTACAGCCTGCGCGATCACGATCTGCTGTTCCGCTTTGGCGGCGAAGAGTTTGTCGCCATTTTTGAATGCCATGATCAGCAAGAAATGCAGATGGTGCTGGATCGTTTCCGCGAGCGCGTCGCCGAATTCGAGTTTCCGCAGGTGGGCCGTATCACCGTGAGTGCCGGCTATACCGAGATCATGGCCTACGATGTTTCCTCACATATCATCGACCGGGCAGATGTCGCTTTGTATTATGCCAAGCATCATGGCCGCAACCGGGTTTGCAATTATGAGCGGCTGGTGGCAGAGGGCGCTCTCGAAAACAAGCGAAACGAAGGGGGAGTAGAGCTTTTCTAGTCCTTTTGATTAAACGGCGGTATTGCTCAAAAGTGGGTTCTAAGGAATAATTAGGCACTGAACGCGTACCGCAGCAACAACGTTATATAGCGTACATTCCCTGCATCAGGGGATTTCCAAAAGAATTTGAGGTAAGGCTTCTAGCCGGCTGAGACGGCCGGGTAGATGCCTTTTTTCTCTTTAACCGTGGGAGATTTTAATGGCAACTCGTGTAGATTTAGCAAACGCCATCCGTGCGCTTTCGATGGACGCCGTCCAGAAAGCCAACTCGGGGCACCCAGGCGCGCCTATGGGTATGGCGGAAATTGCAGAAGTAGTGTGGAACCACAACCTGAGCCACAACCCGACCAATCCTCAATGGGCTAACCGCGATCGCTTCGTGCTGTCCAATGGTCACGGCTCTATGCTGATTTACTCCCTGCTGCACCTGACTGGTTACGATGTGTCCATCGACGACATCAAGACATTCCGTCAATTGCATTCCAAGTGTGCAGGTCACCCTGAATACAGCTACGCTCCTGGCGTAGAAACCACCACTGGTCCTCTGGGCCAGGGTATTGCCAACGGCGTTGGTTTCGCCATGGCAGAAAAGCTGCTGGCCAGCCAGTTCAACAAGCCAGGCCACGACATCGTTGACCACTACACTTACGTGTTCCTGGGCGACGGCTGTATGATGGAAGGCGTTTCTCACGAAGCTTGTGCACTGGCCGGTACCTGGGGTCTGGGCAAGCTGATGGCATTCTGGGATGACAACGGCATCTCCATCGACGGCCACATTGAAGGCTGGTACACCGATGACACCGCCAAGCGTTTTGAAGCTTACGGCTGGCACGTTCAGTCTGTAGACGGTCATGACTCTGCTGCGATCCAGGCTGCTATCGACGCTGCCAAGAAGGTGACTGACAAGCCATCGCTGATCTGCTGCAAAACCATCATCGGCAAGGGTTCTCCAAACAAGTCCGGCAGTCATGACTGCCACGGTTCCGCACTGGGTGACGCTGAAGTGGCTGCTACTCGCGCCAACATCGGCTGGAACCACGAGCCATTCGTAATCCCTGCTGACGTATACGCAGGCTGGGATGCCAAGGCCAAGGGTGCTGCTGCCGAGTCTGCATGGGACGCCAAGTTCGATGCATACGCCAAGGCTTTCCCAGCAGAAGCCGCTGAATTCAAGCGCCGCATGGCAAATGAACTGCCAGCAAACTGGAAGGAAGCGACCACCAAGATGATCGCCGACTTCAACGAAAAGGCAGAAGGCGTTGCCAGCCGCAAGGCCTCGCAAAACGTTATCGGCGCTCTGGCTCCACTGCTGCCAGAATTCCTCGGCGGTTCCGCTGACTTGACCGGCTCCAACCTGACCAGCACTGGCAGCTTCGTGCACGTGGATGGCAAGAAGCCAGGTAACTACATCTCCTACGGTGTACGTGAATTCGGTATGGCTGCGATCATGAACGGTATGGCACTGCACGGTGGCTTGCTGCCATTTGGCGGTACTTTCCACATGTTCTCCGACTACATGAAGAACGGCATGCGTATGTCCGCGCTGATGAAGCAACGTGTTGTTTACGTGCTGACTCACGACTCTATCGGTCAAGGCGAAGACGGCCCAACTCACCAACCAGTGGAAAACACCTCCGGTCTGCGTTACATCCCACGCATGAACGTATGGCGTCCTGCTGATGCCACTGAAACTGCCGTGGCATGGGTAGCGGCTGTTGAGCGTACCGATGGTCCAACCAGCCTGGTGCTGAGCCGTCAGAATCTGCCTGGCATCAAGCACGATGCTGCGCAAATTGACCTGATCCGCAAGGGTGGTTATGTATTCTCCGACGTGGCTGGCAAGGCTGATGTGATCATCATCGCCAACGGTTCCGAACTGGATCTGGCGATCAAGGCTGCTGCTGAGCTGAATGCAGCTGGTACCAAGGTGCGTGTGGTTTCCATGCCATCTACCAACGTATTCGACGCACAAGACCAGGCTTACAAGGACAGCGTGCTGACCCCAGGCGTGAAGCGTGTTGCAGTGGAAGCTGCTCACCCTGACTTCTGGCGCAAGTATGTTGGCCTGGAAGGTGCTGTGGTCGGTATCGACACCTTCGGCGAGTCCGCTCCTGGCGGCGTGCTGATGAAGCACTTCGGTTTCACGGTTGAAAATGTTGTGAAAACCGTAAAATCCGTACTGTAATAGTGTGTAGTTAAGTCAAAGGGAGCCAGTCTAGTGTTGGCTCCCTTTTTCTTTATCAGGGAAAGGAAAGACAAATGGCAATCAGGGTTGGTATCAATGGATTTGGCCGCATTGGCCGTATGGTGTTTCGTGCAGCAGCTCAGCATTTCACCGATATTGAAGTAGTCGCGATCAATGATCTGCTGGAGCCGGACTATCTGGCATACATGCTGAAGCATGATTCCGTGCACGGCAAATTCAAGGGTGATGTCGCTGTTGAAGGCAATCATCTGGTGGTGAACGGCAAGACAATCCGCCTGACCGCCGAAAAAGATCCGGCCAACCTCAAGTGGGACGAGGCCGGTGTGGATATCGTGATCGAATGTACTGGCTTCTTCCTGACCAAGGAAACCTGCCAGAAGCATATCGATGCGGGCGCCAAAAAAGTGGTGCAATCGGCTCCTTCCAAGGACGATACCCCCATGTTTGTCTATGGCGTTAACCATGCCAGCTACCAGGGCGAAGCGATTGTGTCGGCAGCTTCCTGCACCACGAATGGCCTGGCGCCGGTTGCCAAGGTGCTGAACGATGCCTTCGGCATCAAGCGTGGCCTGATGACTACGGTACACGCTGCCACGGCAACGCAGAAAACCGTCGATGGCCCATCTAATAAGGATTGGCGCGGCGGCCGCGGCATTCTGGAAAACATCATTCCTTCGTCCACTGGCGCTGCCAAGGCGGTGGGCAAGGTGATTCCTGCCTTGAACAAAAAGCTGACAGGCATGGCTTTCCGTGTGCCAACCTCGGATG
Above is a window of Methylovorus glucosotrophus DNA encoding:
- a CDS encoding PEP-CTERM domain protein, whose amino-acid sequence is MKRALGTSLIAAVVGLSLNHAAQAAEMPGNQAVTANFSMNEPVALTANTATLLAMADTGRADRFSMTAMADSNIRFDAPAAPAQSAELALRPVPEPKAVMLLTGLGLLMFVGYRRSRM
- the slmA gene encoding nucleoid occlusion factor SlmA; the protein is MAGERKQQILETLAKMLETPKREKITTASLAARLNVSEAALYRHFAGKAQMFGGLIEFIEQTLFGLINKITSEETEGMKQAQRIVTILLLFAEKNPGMTRVLIGDALVNEDDALQTRINQLFDRIESTLKQSLRIAETQTGRELQPEAKANLMLCFVVGRWQQFAKSGFKRKPMEFVQQQLGLLIN
- a CDS encoding pyrimidine 5'-nucleotidase, which produces MRPIWIFDLDDTLHDASAHIFPHLNRAMTQYIMDTLALGEAEAHALRQRYWRIYGATLKGLMRHHGTDPYHFLVRTHELMNLPDMVVHAKRLRHALLRLPGRKVVFTNAPMQYALRVLKLIGVEDMFEIVHSVESTRFHPKPSVRGFQSLLRTLHAHPGQCIMVEDNLPALRTARRLGMKTVHITRRLHKPCYVSARLNSVLALTRHTI
- the argB gene encoding acetylglutamate kinase codes for the protein MLNDTTSAQKAQTLAEALPYIKRFFDKTIVIKYGGNAMTDPHLKECFASDVVLLKLVGMNPVVVHGGGPQINELLDRLGKKGEFIQGMRVTDEETMDIVEMVLGGQVNKEIVNLINRNGGKAVGLTGQDGNFIHAHKLMIPNKDKPDEMIDIGQVGEISGIDPSLIQFLDSGDFIPVIAPIGVGTEGETYNINADVVAGKLAEILGAEKLILLTNTPGVLDKEGNLLTGLTPKQIDDLVADGTLSGGMLPKISSALDAARSGVKSVHIIDGRVEHALLLEVLTDEGVGTLIKAK
- a CDS encoding formate--tetrahydrofolate ligase; the encoded protein is MTSDIEIAQQASILPMEDIAARLGLPVEALELYGAHKAKINLHKLPVPADAAQGRLILVSAISPTPAGEGKTTTTIGLGDALQRIGKSVCICLREPSMGPVFGMKGGATGGGHAQVMPMEDINLHFTGDFAAIAAAHNLLAALIDNHLHQGNALGLDLRRITWRRVLDTNDRALRHVVVGLGGKANGYPREDGFDIVVASEVMAILCLASSLADLKRRLGNIVVGYRTDGQAVTAGQLQAQGAMAVLLKEAIKPNLVQTLEHTPALIHGGPFANIAHGCNSVVATRLALQHADYVVTEAGFGADLGAEKFIDIKCRKSGLRPHACVIVATIRALKYHGGQALSALPQESLSALKQGLANLQKHVENVSTHYGLPCVVALNRFSQDTEAELALVQACMAEQGVKVVLCTHWADGGAGAEMLAHEVVRLAAAESAMRLVYADEDTLWEKLRKLATAVYGAADIAAQAQVKAQLQAWQDAGYGHYPICVAKTPYSFTTDAAQRGVLAGHTLTVREARLCAGAEFIVLICDGVNTMPGLPAEPAAHRIDIDDQGNVSGLS
- a CDS encoding Hsp20/alpha crystallin family protein; amino-acid sequence: MANLTRFDPFTVNALDPFDDVFKGFFRPVSAERSAVLKIDVQEHDDHYTVHADLPGVKKEDIHVTIDGNRVAISAESRREQDVKEGGRLLRSERHYGKLSRSFELANELDDSRAEAQYRDGVLQLTLPKKAATSARKLTIN
- the argA gene encoding amino-acid N-acetyltransferase encodes the protein MSLGQAIRKRRKTLALTLQTLAANVGTDSGNLSRIERGAQGVSESMLRKLCHALDCTPAQLYAQADTATTPATTPRPMQHPQDFVRWFRSAAPYIHAFGGRTFVIAFGGEVVEDGQFTALSHDLNLLASLEVRLVLVHGARPQIESRLKRARIETRLVNGLRVTDAQAMEAVKEANGAIRVEIEAQLSMGIVNSPMAGSDIRVASGNFVTARPLGVRDGVDLQHTGTVRKVDAIGIQKRLDDGELVLLSPLGYSPTGEVFNLTLEDVAVSAAAALDADKLIFLMDANGVHNVRGELLREMTALKAKNLLRNVENNTQGSGAQNFSEDEAYYLPAAVRACDQGVARTHLISRHIDGAILQELFTYDGIGTMVTEQPLESMREAEISDVGGILQLIEPLEAEGVLVRRGRERLEMEISRFHVMEHDGRIIGCAALYPFPEEKTAELACMAVHHAYRRGGRGDRLLQYCESIAKEQGLKSVFVLTTHTEHWFEERGFIERDVNALPQQRQQLYNLQRRSKVFTKQL